aaatattaattcattattatagtacttaattaaattattaggtatggttaaattaaagtatttaaatgtttaaatatgtacctacatttcattaaatacttattaattaaagctagtaataatatgtaatatataacaaGTTATAAGAGATTATTTGATTGTACATAATTTACTTTTCTCTGGCAGACAGTTACATCATCTTCACTTAATAAAGAAACATCTTCATCATTTAATATACTTTCTACGGTAGGAATATCATTGACTTTAGGAATATTGAACTCTTTGTCAtcaatctaaataaaaatagttacaaactataataatttatataatatgatataatcatAGAAAGTAATAAATACTTCAGATGAACCCAGATCTAGTGATTCTAATATGTTCATTAAAGATTGTTTTTCTGGATCTATTCGATGTGCTtccatttcaaataaaattactcaatattaattaattttcattctgTAACTAAACAAATCATTTAAATCATCAAacacaggataaaaaaatagctaatcatataataatgcaataatttgGCTCATAACTATGAAAAGACCAATGCACATAAGATGGACAAAATTaacagaaaattatataataggcaCTAAtagttggaaaaatataaataaaatcatttacaaaataaacacaatttatttaaaaacataccaTATATCATGAAAATGTGATATAACTAGTGCAGTCATACGTATattaacacataaaaaaaaacaatattatacgatacgGCTATCTATAACAGTCCTACTAAGGCATTCGACAAGGACTCAAATAACaaggaatttaaattttattcaattgaaaaaGTTACAGCCACACGGTGATTGCAAAAACGTCAATAACaatcaaaacatattaattttacaaattaagtGAGTAGAGTCTGCTGTTTTTGACGGTACTATGTAGTGGGTGTCAAAGTCAGTCTTTCTGGTTTGTTTTATAATGACTGCTccataactacaataatatctGTCGCCTGTCATCGTGTATAAGGTTTTTTTCGAAATGATCGTTCtgcattaacataatatatcaatacggCATGCCTagcagtaaaaattaatataataatggtagaCCAAAAGTAAAAATGGAAATTGAAGACACTTGACCAATCGCGGAGCGCGGATCCTTTGAAAAGTTTGACTTATCGATAAATGAGTGAAACGAGTAAATTAAGCAAAAGTTTAAAGTTGTAATGCAGATAGCGACTAGCGACAAGCGACAAGagatattttactaatttttgttttgaatatttaaaatatattttgatcacggtagaatctaaaatctaaataatattagtaaatctgaatattttgatattttagatgATAATGTTATCTATTATCATGAACATGAAGATCACGGTTTAAGTTAGACCGTGAGTTAGACCCATCTTAAACCGTGGTGgtaccatagatatatacaacaaactagatagccgtcttttTCTTGTAATGGAAGTCGGCCGCCACCGTAGTacaaagacggctatctagtaaCTAGATTAGTAACTGTTGTTGTATATTAGTAACTGTTGTAGTTGTATATATCAATGTGTGAAAcctgtatattatcttaaatcgtgaccATACCCAAATCCTTGATATTTATTGACCGTGGTATTGGACTATTTTGGTAACGAAAACTGAACTTGGTATagattattatcataacaaagtattgatttgaatttttgatgtGTGGGCCGTATGGGTGGGACTGTGGGCcgttttcatatatatattatatagtatatactatatactatatttatactcTTTTTACATGTCTAAGTGGGTGGTGTTTCGGCCATCGGGTGATGACGATATGGACTCGTTTCCCTTGTTTATCGTTAGTTATAACTGTGGTTATAACATAGAATTccatagttataagttataacttcaaactactacgataatattttttttagtattactatattttagttcatacttaatacttaatagtgatTAGTCAGTAGTGAGTAGTgacgattatattttaatatcgtaatttattaatttgtaatattatagttacttgAGTTACcattagatatttagatattattatactaattactatttactgcaATTTATGCTACAGTCCAATTATACTTCGAACATTTTTTGGAATtacattaattactaattagtattattcAAATCCATTTAACTGAATAACTTAAGTTTTtgagtattaatttaaaatgtgttcaatatcaaataaaatatggagAAATGCCTTATGTGTATGGGAATTCAGCCGTACAAAAAATGTCTCTATGATCAGTCGACTATGTACAGCAGCAATTACAAACTCTGAACAGGATGACGATAAATCATTAACTAAAGAAAAGGCTCACACATTAGTAATGAATTTGACGAACGAAGAAAGAGACAATTTGGCTTGGTGCTTAAATCATTACGAATCGGAAGAGACCAAAGCAGAATATCGAGGTTCAGTACCTTCTAAGGCTATCATGTGTTTTGGACTGTTTGCATGACATTTTTATCCAATACTTTCAAAATCCATTCTTTTTTAATTCCTATTTTGAAGCTAAAATTAGACCAACATTTTTCATCAAACATAGATTTATTCACTAGATGCCTAGTAAAAAATGCTTAACATTTACTTACTATGTGTTGAAATAAACATAACTCATCTATACTGACCTCTAGGTCAATTGGCTGGGTTCAGATGGCGTTCAAAGTTTGGACGCCCCAGTAAAGTACCTGAACTAGGAGATGTAGATCCAACAGGCTCTTACTGTCCATTGCCAGAAGAAtggctattaaaaaaatacggtacctacctacttacttaaCATTTATACTGAATgcatagcatattattatattaaattatattttgttaattcatcatttgaatactaataattgtgttctaaatattatttatttcttacaaTGGATAGAAGAAACTAATAGTAAGATAACTATCACTAAATATTAACCATTACCGTCAACCGAGGTGACTTGAAACAATTTTGACACACTTCTTAGGATtatgagcttaaaaaaaatcgcactgggcaacaaaaattatatttatttccgcTTACGTCTAATGAATagaataaaattttcaatttagttttttgataaaaactcgcttaaaaaaaaataaataaaaaacacatgttACAAGTCACCTCAATTTTTAGGTGACTTGTAACAACTATGAAAATTCAACGTAAAATTCAATTCAAGAACATTAGAGTTgacttgtaacaaaatatttataaatgtttgcatgcttaaaattttagtgaaatcagaatttacctttcttacttacttttaatgttaataaaaaaataagcgattgaagtttttttaccataattacCAAATTAAGTAAGAGggactttttttgaaaataccatCAAATTAAGCAtacaaaaacaaacatttagaaaaaaaaatttttcaaaaaatcgcTTGGAAGCTAAACTGCATTTTATGCGTTTTTATGATGTTACAAGTCACCcttagattttttttgaaaaatataactaaagcTATACaattaggaaaaaaatatttttaaacttttaattacaatattcttcTTTTGAAGTAtcctttaatgtatataaaatatacaagccCCTAAACTCGATATCTATCACTAAAATCTAAAGCACTTTTGAAAGCAATGATAAAATCGCTGTGATCATGAAAAATTTTTGGCCATTTTTTTCGGAGGTAATGCTTAGACCAATCGCATGGttgaatataacatttatagtcataaatacaaaaaatatatttttaatggaggtacaattaaattatatcaaataccTTGATAGATATCatgaaatgtttaaacaaaatcaaattgTTACATCTCACCTTGTAGTTCCAAGTCACCTCGATTGACGGTATactaaacttataaaaaaaaatttttaattaatgcaattgttacatttgtatgttaattctgtttaatatttaatttaaattagcgGAAACTGTACCAGAACCAACTAGAGCACAATTATTTAGAGGTaagtaataaatacttatttaaaattaatgttgttatttgatcaattttttttcttcaacagtgGGATTGCAAAATGCTATTCcttttattatgtttggatttttGGACAACTCAGTGAtgttaatatgtgtataaaaacaattacttactactattagtatataatatttatgtgtttatgaCTATTCTTCATTTTTAGGGTGAATCAATTGAAAGAACGGTTGGTGCTGTAATTACTATATCGACTATGGCTGCAGCTGCAATTGGTAATACTTTCTCTGATATTCTTGGAATTGGCTCTTCATATTATGTGGAACAATTGGTAATCAAACTTGGGTTAAAACCACCAAATCTAACACCTATTCAATTGGATATGAAATGTAGTAGACGAGCTGCTAATTTAGtaaggttaaaaatatattaaaccaaAAGTATTAACTGAAGATTTAATAAGTTCTTCATTTAAATACAagttagaaataattattttggatttataattaaagcataattttataaaaatgtgtaaacatttttgctaagaaatatttactatttacaatttatattgcaaggcatttttttttgtaaatttctataaacatttattgtattCTGAAAATGAAAAGTGTACAGACTACAGGCACtatgtcatttttatttaaaatgagaagttattcttttatcatttataCTTTGGTTTTAGTCTTTACACACTTcagttttaaatgttgtattaattcttattattattagggaAGAACACTTGGAGTTACTCTAGGATGCTTTTTGGGGATGTTTcctttactattaaaaaaagatGAAGAATCTAAGGATGAAAAGTCTGTTGAGGAAgaagatgaaaaataaaaataatatttattttcacaggttataaataacttttattctgACTGATTcctttgaataattataatacagaacataatataatgtacctagtgTAATTATTAGCAGtcattatattcttaatattttcttttatctgAGCGTTAAGAATTAATCTAATCTTAGCATctgttcaatttaaatttactgcTTTATTTCAAATTACTAAACTGTAGTGTCTGTAACGTAGTTAAATatctatatgtttattatttttaggggctctgtatattttatacatagttagttaatagtttttttattaatttgtagttaatactatttaatagtttttattattttacaagtttattctatatttactgtttatttataattatttatactattatacaatgtatttttacccaaaaaataaattataattattgttttcttcaatgagtataattttattgaataatataatgatggaataaacatatttaataattatgtataataaaagtcacattatctttaataaatataataataaaataacaattcaataaataaaataaaaaataattactacaattCACATAACTGTAGGGCTAAGATGTTTATAAAAGAGAGttctaagtaaataaaataaataaaaatgtattacttaacAGAAAGGTGAGACGTTTgaacaaaattcatcaataaatttatacaaGATGAGTGGTAAAGGTTTAACATGTATTCAGTAGAATCTGTACTGCAATTGCATTTGCATAAGTAACATGGTATGAAATCCTTTGTTGAACCTAAAACCTAGTTTTTCcagatagttaaaatatattttataattatgtacaaattattgaatttacctCTATAGTATTAGTTGATTTaaaagtacaattatttaagtatgtttCCAATTTAGACAACACATCATTTAATCTATCTTCTAATGATGGACAATAACAGCTTTTAAGTATTCGCTGACAAATTTgacttatcaaatttaattctaaaacattcaaatcaaaataatttaatactttgattttcaaGTAACACAAAATTTATTTATCCATACGTGTCATATAGTTTATCCCTTTATCGTGGTTTATAACTTCCATAAGTACTTTATCATCAGATATGCTTGAAAATGTAGTAAAACCTTCTAGCAAAAACtccaaacatttatttatgcattgtacctatacaaatatattgtataaataagagatgtgaaaaattaacaaaaatttacTAAACTTCATTAAATCAGCAAAAATGTGTATGTATACCGTGTGTCCCAAAAAGCAAGGGCCACTTTACCACTCAttaccatataaatatttttcaattctgtttACGGGACATTAAACTAGACTAATGGATCGTACATTTCTATGNNNNNNNNNNNNNNNNNNNNNNNNNNNNNNNNNNNNNNNNNNNNNNNNNNNNNNNNNNNNNNNNNNNNNNNNNNNNNNNNNNNNNNNNNNNNNNNNNNNNACTTACAATGTTTTTAACTCATGTAtcttgcgcatgcgcaataaaacttacatttttttaaatggcaacccataatttgaatatcatattctggtttatcgatttttttcaagttattttGATGTATCAACTTGTGTCCTAAACCCAAAATTGACTAAACTAGAACTaagtagaatttaaaaaattaaaaaattaaattaaatttatttttttagattctgagtggaacgatgaatgtattgattttacaatgatgtgtgttggTTATAACTCaggtatagatacctatatctaAAAGGGTACATAATTTTCACAtagttaaatttcaaaatatttcgtttataTTTAGCTAACCTAACCATTCAGTTTTAGcgcaaaaaataaattcatgtctTTTTTATCCATGGCTTTTTTATCGACGGCTTTTTTATCCCATGGATTTTTTATCCCATAGCTTTTTTATCAATGGCTTATTTATCCGTGGCTTTTTTGTCCGTGGCTTTTTTGTCGGTGGCTTTTTTATCCTAGATCCACGCGCGACACCCTCTGGCCACGTCACGTGGAGTGAcggacgacaacgacgacgatacATGGTGGctacatagatattaaagaatggataggccatttacgggaacgaacatgaacatttgttgaggttatagaggtcttatcacaaatagatatatgtataattattgtatataatttatgataagacctctgtcagaatgagaagcaatgataaaaaacagtctttctctcttccccattcCGGCCCCATGACcctctattttgttaatatagccatggcctatccattctttaatatctatgggtGGCTATAGCAGAGGAACCGGCGAGGGCAACGATTCCGCCCCGATGGTACCAACGATGGCGACTCGTTTCGACGGCAACGGCGGACACTGCGGCACGGGGTGAATTATATAGAGATTATATGAGTTAGGAACACGGACGTGAGCGGCGCTGGACCCAAGGGAACTTAACTGTTTCATGGTCCGGCGGCGGTCATTGGACGAAGACCGTGGCTGAAGGAACGGCGCCAGGGCGAAAATTACCGGTAGTCCCAGATCCGATGATTCGCCTTTTGTCCAGCGGTAATCCCACATCGGTCGCGTCGCAGACTGTTCCGTAGCACAAAACCTCTGTTCACTCTCTTCGAGTGTCTATTGGTTTTCATCGTCTGTCGTCAGAGTCGCTACTGTCAATCGTAGTCGCTCCCGTGGCAGTCTCGGGCTGACCTCGCCAGCTGGGCAAGGTCGTCACTCATCCGGGCAAACGCGTGACACTCGTCAGTCTGGGGGTCATAGGAACGCGTGcagaggtgaccagtggccaCAACATTGCATATCCACACCAATTCGCCATCTCGTATCCTCCCCTCCTAGTTTATAGTGTCGCCTGTCCGTCGTATTTTTTTCCCGTCAAATTTCTTTTActcatatcaaataatattcactttataaattttggttttttcttttttgttctacctttttttgaaaatataaaattgtataatatgttaaactgtttccaaaattgttttcatttttgaaattatattcaactagctgatcccgtgcacttcgttgcccattaaatgtatcaactctatacgactcaaactttgttcaattcgttatttaatattcagtgtatggtgttcaaaataaatcttaacttttccgttgccccgaataaaaattctgtttcgcagcagtacattatggtagatcgcggaccttgtgctgtttgtacgtaaagtatcaaagttataacaagtttgtcgtttttacttaattccacctacggtagattaatataatcaatttatacttACGTAATCCTATCCTAACCtataaccgtactaaaatccgatgaataaaaaaaaacaaatttaaccctttgacctttgtaaattaacctattcttcccagaggtctaatctttcatataaagtataaaccttCTCCGTGAAAAActatttcgtttaaaaaaaaatcaagaaaatctGATAAGTAGTTTCAGAGTTTAGCATGTACAgaaattttcatttcacatttctatagttggatattatattataatttatatttaaaaagcaaatagtttttttttcattattattattatatagctcaaGAACCCATCATTACTTAtagacgcataataataatactgattgaatatgtacattatgtacaataataaatcgtcgatgtatataataaatggtttgTTTGTTCTCGTGGCAACGAATTAAAACGATTCACTATAATTCTGGATTGAAATTTCTAGAACGAACCatttataaacgaaaatttccatctcaaatctcaaaattcccgtttgagcacctcccccgGGGGTTGGTTccctccctttttaaattagcctatctttgaagttggaccaaattacaCACAGTGTAAAAATTTCATCAATATCGGTCCAGTAGTTTCGGAGTTTATCCCGGACAAACTAGTAACACgagattttttatatataatataagatatagattaga
This portion of the Acyrthosiphon pisum isolate AL4f chromosome A1, pea_aphid_22Mar2018_4r6ur, whole genome shotgun sequence genome encodes:
- the LOC100168612 gene encoding transmembrane protein 65 isoform X1 is translated as MCSISNKIWRNALCVWEFSRTKNVSMISRLCTAAITNSEQDDDKSLTKEKAHTLVMNLTNEERDNLAWCLNHYESEETKAEYRGQLAGFRWRSKFGRPSKVPELGDVDPTGSYCPLPEEWLLKKYEETNTETVPEPTRAQLFRVGLQNAIPFIMFGFLDNSVMLICGESIERTVGAVITISTMAAAAIGNTFSDILGIGSSYYVEQLVIKLGLKPPNLTPIQLDMKCSRRAANLGRTLGVTLGCFLGMFPLLLKKDEESKDEKSVEEEDEK
- the LOC100168612 gene encoding uncharacterized protein LOC100168612 isoform X2 is translated as MCSISNKIWRNALCVWEFSRTKNVSMISRLCTAAITNSEQDDDKSLTKEKAHTLVMNLTNEERDNLAWCLNHYESEETKAEYRGQLAGFRWRSKFGRPSKVPELGDVDPTGSYCPLPEEWLLKKYAETVPEPTRAQLFRVGLQNAIPFIMFGFLDNSVMLICGESIERTVGAVITISTMAAAAIGNTFSDILGIGSSYYVEQLVIKLGLKPPNLTPIQLDMKCSRRAANLGRTLGVTLGCFLGMFPLLLKKDEESKDEKSVEEEDEK